The proteins below come from a single Chloroflexota bacterium genomic window:
- a CDS encoding wax ester/triacylglycerol synthase family O-acyltransferase has translation MRFNRRRTKPLSNVDVAWYQMEDPTNLMMITGVIMFDEPMDFERLKSTLDYRLVQRFRRFRRRIVETPYRIGRPYWMDDPTFDLDAHIHEVALPEPGDQDALQDMVSDLMSAPLDFSKPPWQFHLIHGFGEGSALLARLHHSIGDGIALIKVMLSLTDTEADAPLPTPEQKKPKGWDPLAPITRPARSAIKFTGRAVKTTVKVTRSVVRDPENLVNLARVGTDAALTTGRLLLMSPDPDTIYKGSLGVSKRATWSEPIPLSEIKLIGRGVGGTVNDVLMSAATGAMRRYMIGRDEDVDDLNFRSVIPVNLRRESEELSLGNKFGLVFLSLPIGVEDPVDRLRELKRRMDDLKGTTEPLVAFGILNMMGMMPDRLEDVVAGMFGTKATLVMTNVPGPREQLYLAGAPIEQMVFWVPQSGRLGLGISILSYNGQVTVGVASDTGLVPDPEVILHGFREELHALKDEMRARLMETATEFDIPVAGEPVRRDSGQSDPDDTETPVAEPTQADLTLAKPSARPEHSDHLTRIAGIGQTFATRLYEAGINTFEELAACTEKQLAAVIEAPDWRRPDYRSWIEEARALAGSTTHP, from the coding sequence ATGCGTTTTAACCGCCGACGAACGAAGCCCCTATCGAATGTCGATGTGGCATGGTACCAGATGGAAGACCCCACCAATTTGATGATGATTACCGGCGTCATAATGTTTGACGAACCGATGGATTTTGAGCGTTTGAAAAGCACGCTGGACTATCGCCTTGTCCAACGATTTCGCCGGTTTCGACGGCGCATCGTCGAAACACCCTATCGCATCGGCAGGCCTTACTGGATGGATGACCCCACCTTTGATCTTGACGCTCACATCCATGAGGTGGCGCTACCGGAACCGGGAGACCAGGATGCGCTGCAGGACATGGTGAGCGACCTGATGAGCGCGCCCCTGGATTTCAGCAAACCGCCCTGGCAGTTTCATCTGATCCATGGCTTCGGGGAGGGCTCTGCACTGCTTGCCCGGTTGCACCACAGCATTGGTGATGGCATCGCGCTGATCAAGGTCATGCTTTCCCTCACCGATACCGAAGCGGACGCCCCATTGCCAACACCGGAACAGAAAAAGCCAAAGGGTTGGGATCCCCTTGCACCCATCACCCGTCCGGCCAGGTCGGCCATCAAATTCACCGGTCGAGCCGTCAAGACCACAGTCAAAGTAACCCGATCAGTTGTCCGGGATCCAGAGAATCTGGTTAATCTGGCCAGGGTTGGTACCGACGCTGCGCTGACCACCGGCCGTCTGCTTCTGATGTCGCCCGATCCCGATACGATCTACAAGGGAAGCCTGGGAGTCTCGAAGCGAGCTACCTGGTCGGAACCGATTCCGCTGAGCGAAATCAAGCTGATCGGCCGGGGCGTTGGCGGCACAGTCAACGACGTATTGATGTCGGCCGCCACCGGCGCCATGCGTCGCTACATGATCGGCCGCGACGAGGATGTGGACGACCTGAACTTCAGGTCAGTGATCCCAGTCAATTTACGCCGGGAATCGGAGGAGTTGTCCCTGGGAAACAAGTTTGGGCTCGTCTTCCTCTCCCTGCCAATCGGCGTTGAAGACCCGGTCGACCGCCTACGGGAACTCAAACGACGGATGGATGACTTAAAGGGCACTACCGAGCCCCTGGTCGCGTTCGGCATACTTAACATGATGGGCATGATGCCTGACCGGCTGGAGGATGTTGTGGCTGGCATGTTCGGCACCAAGGCAACCCTGGTGATGACCAATGTTCCCGGCCCAAGGGAACAGCTCTACCTGGCAGGCGCGCCCATCGAGCAGATGGTCTTCTGGGTTCCGCAATCGGGGCGACTGGGACTTGGTATCAGCATTCTGAGCTACAATGGGCAGGTTACCGTTGGTGTGGCTTCAGACACAGGCCTGGTACCGGATCCGGAGGTCATCCTCCACGGTTTCAGGGAAGAGCTGCATGCGCTCAAGGACGAAATGCGGGCCCGCCTCATGGAGACTGCCACCGAGTTCGATATCCCCGTAGCCGGTGAGCCGGTGAGAAGAGACTCCGGTCAGTCCGACCCGGATGACACCGAAACACCCGTGGCCGAACCAACTCAGGCAGACCTGACCCTGGCCAAACCGTCGGCGCGCCCTGAACACAGCGACCACTTGACCCGCATTGCCGGTATCGGTCAAACCTTTGCCACCAGGCTCTATGAGGCCGGCATCAACACCTTCGAGGAATTGGCAGCCTGTACAGAGAAGCAGTTGGCCGCGGTGATCGAAGCGCCCGACTGGCGACGGCCCGACTATCGTAGTTGGATCGAAGAGGCCCGGGCATTGGCCGGTAGCACCACGCACCCCTGA